In a genomic window of Tissierellales bacterium:
- a CDS encoding cupin domain-containing protein: protein MNIMYDNYRSYPCPYWNNKPTHYPNYGGYSIKLKDYGPCPFVTNIEEATEQNNYFRIALWTGEHLQLTLMSINVGDDIGLEMHPDLDQFIRIEQGQGIVRMGNRMDRLDFQSEVYDNYVIFIPAGTWHNLINTGHVPIKLYSIYAPPEHPHGTVHKTKEDAEMDHDHY from the coding sequence GTGAACATCATGTATGATAATTATAGATCATATCCATGTCCTTACTGGAATAATAAACCAACACACTATCCAAACTATGGGGGGTACTCCATTAAATTGAAAGACTATGGGCCATGTCCTTTTGTAACCAATATTGAGGAGGCTACAGAACAAAACAACTATTTCCGTATAGCATTATGGACAGGAGAACACCTACAACTTACGTTAATGAGTATTAATGTTGGTGATGATATCGGTTTAGAAATGCATCCAGACCTAGACCAATTTATCCGTATTGAACAAGGACAAGGAATTGTTAGAATGGGAAATAGAATGGATAGATTGGATTTCCAATCAGAGGTCTATGATAACTATGTAATATTTATACCTGCAGGTACATGGCATAATCTAATCAATACAGGTCATGTTCCAATCAAACTGTACTCTATATATGCTCCTCCTGAGCATCCCCATGGTACAGTTCATAAAACTAAAGAAGATGCCGAAATGGACCACGACCACTATTAG